A stretch of DNA from Synechococcus sp. JA-3-3Ab:
AGCTGATGAGCGACAAGTACGGAGACCTCACCTTTATCCGCGTTTACTCTGGGGTGCTAACCAAGGGCACCTATGTGCTCAACTCCACCAAGAACAAAAAGGAGCGCATCTCCCGCCTAGTGGTGCTCAAGGCGGACGAGCGTCTGGATGTAGATGAGCTGCGGGCAGGCGATCTGGGGGCTGTGTTGGGCCTGAAAGATACCACCACTGGGGACACCCTCTGCGACGAAAACGCGCCGGTGATCCTGGAGTCCCTATATATCCCCGAGCCGGTAATCTCGGTGGCTGTCGAGCCCAAGACCAAAGCCGATATCGACAAACTCTCCAAAGCGCTGCAGGCCCTGGCCAAGGAGGATCCCACCTTCCGCGTCTCGGTGGATCCGGAGACCAACCAAACCATCATCTCCGGCATGGGCGAGCTCCACCTGGAGATTCTGGTGGATCGCATGCTGCGGGAGTTCAACGTAGAAGCCAACGTGGGCAACCCCCAAGTGGCCTACCGCGAAACCATCCGCAAGCCAGTTAGCCGCGTGGAAGGGAAGTTCATCCGCCAGACTGGCGGCCGCGGCCAGTACGGCCATGTGGTCATCGACCTGGAGCCGGCAGAGCCGGGCACGGGGTTCGAGTTTGTCTCCAAAATTGTGGGTGGTGTCATCCCCAAAGAGTACATTCCGCCTGCCGAGCAAGGGATCCGCGAAGCCTGCGAGTCCGGCGTCTTGGCTGGCTATCCTTTGATCGATATTCGCGTCACGCTGGTGGACGGCTCCTACCACGAGGTGGACTCCAGCGAAATGGCCTTCAAGATCGCCGGCTCGATGGCGTTGAAGGAGGCTGCTCGCAGAGCCAACCCCGTCCTGCTGGAGCCGATGATGAAGGTGGAGGTGGAAGTTCCCGAAGCCTTCGTCGGGGATGTTATCGGAGACATCAACGCCCGTCGCGGCCAGATGGAGGGGATGAGTACAGAGGGCGGCATCTCCAAGGTCAATGCCAAGGTTCCCTTGGCGGAGATGTTTGGATATGCCACCGACATCCGCTCCAAAACCCAAGGGCGGGGCATCTTTACGATGGAGTTCAGCCACTACGAGGAAGTTCCTCGCAGTATTGCCGAAGCCATCATTGCCAAAAGCAAAGGAAGTGGAGTAACCAACTGAAATCAAAAGGAAGTGATGATTCATGGCACGCGCTAAGTTTGAACGTACCAAACCGCACGTCAACGTTGGCACCATTGGCCACGTCGACCACGGCAAGACGACGTTGACCGCCGCCATTACTATGACCCTGGCTGCTCTGGGTCAGGCCACAGCCAAGCGCTATGACGAGATCGACGCGGCGCCAGAGGAGAGAGCCCGCGGTATCACTATCAACACTGCCCACGTGGAGTACCAGACGGAGAAGCGTCACTACGCCCACGTGGACTGCCCCGGCCACGCCGACTACGTGAAAAACATGATCACGGGCGCGGCCCAGATGGATGGGGCCATCCTGGTGGTCTCGGCGGCCGATGGGCCGATGCCGCAGACGCGGGAGCACATCCTGTTGGCCCGTCAGGTGGGGGTACCCAGCTTGGTGGTCTTCCTCAACAAGGTGGACATGGTGGACGACGAGGAGCTGCTGGAGCTGGTGGAGCTGGAGATACGGGAGCTCCTCTCCAAGTACGACTTCCCCGGCGACGAAATCCCCATCATCAGAGGATCCGCTCTCAAGGCTCTGGAAAGGATGCAGGCCAACCCCAAAACCCAGCGGGGTGAGGATCCCTGGGTGGACAAGATCTACGAGCTGATGGATGCGGTAGACTCCTACATTCCAACGCCGGAGCGGGATGTGGACAAGCCCTTCCTGATGGCAGTGGAAGATGTCTTCTCGATCACCGGTCGCGGCACGGTGGCGACGGGCCGGATCGAGCGGGGCCGCATCAAAGTTGGCGAAACCGTGGAGCTGGTGGGATTGCGAGAAACCCGTTCCACCACCGTTACCGGTCTAGAGATGTTCCAGAAGACGCTGGACGAGGGGATTGCCGGCGACAACGTGGGTGTGTTGTTGCGGGGTATTCAGAAGAACGAGGTGGAGCGGGGCATGGTGCTGGCCAAGCCCAAGACCATCACTCCTCACACCCAGTTCGAGTCGGAGGTTTACGTCCTCAAGAAGGAAGAGGGCGGACGTCACACCCCCTTCTTTGCCGGCTATCGTCCTCAGTTCTACGTGCGTACCACCGACGTCACCGGCACCATCACTTCCTTCACGGCTGACGACGGCTCTAAGCCGGAGATGGTGATGCCCGGCGACCGCGTCAGGATGACGGTAGAGCTGATCCAGCCCATCGCCATCGAGCAAGGGATGCGCTTTGCCATTCGTGAGGGCGGTCGTACCGTAGGGGCCGGTGTGGTCTCTAAGATCCTGAAGTAAGCGGCTTTCTCTTGGCAGGGATTGGGCGCTGGTCACTCCAGGCAAGCTCGATCCCTGCCATTTTTTTGAGTACACCCTACCTTCTCTCCGACTATGGCTACCTTGACCCAACAGAAAATTCGTATCCGCCTAAAGGCCTACGACCATCGGCTACTGGATACTTCCTGCGACAAAATCGTGGACACGGCCCGCCGCACGGAGGCTGTGCCAGTTGGCCCGATCCCTTTGCCGACGCGGCGTCGCCTCTACTGTGTGCTGCGTTCCCCCCACACGGACAAGGATTCGCGGGAACATTTTGAAGTTCGCACCCACCGCCGCATTATCGACATCTACTCCCCCTCTTCCAAAACCATCGATGCTTTGATGAAGCTGGATCTGCCGGCAGGGGTGGACATCGAGGTGAAATTGTGAGGCTCCGCTCGGGGATCCGGCGCTAGGTTAGGCAAGGGGGCAGGTGGTGACCACAGCAGTCGAGCAAAAAAGACGAGAAGAGGGCGCCGCCATTGGGGAGGGGACGGCGGCTTCTGAGCCCATCCCGGTCTTGGTGGTGGGAGCCCTGGGCAAGATGGGGCGGGAGGTGGTGCGGGCGGTGGCCCAAACCCCCGACATGAAGTTGGTGGGGGCGGTGGCCCGTTCCCAGTTGGGCTCGGACATTGGCGAGGTGTTGGGCCTGGGATCCCTGGGAGTCGAGATTACCGACGACCTGGCGGGCCAGTTGCTGCGGCTGTCGCAGCGGAGCGCCCGAGGCGTCATGGTGGATTTCACCCATCCGCGCTCTGTGTATGAAAACGTCCGCTCGGCCATTGCGTTTGGGGTGCGGCCGGTGGTGGGGACGACGGGCCTGACGCCGGAGCAGGTGGAGCGGCTGAGGGATCTGGCGGATAAGTCCGGTGTGGGCTGTCTAATTGCGCCCAACTTTGCCATCGGCATGATCCTGCTGCAGCAGATGGCGCTGCAGGCGGCCCAATATTTCGATCACGTGGAGATTGTCGAGCTGCACCACAACCGCAAGGTCGATGCCCCCAGCGGCACGGCTCTGCAGACGGCGCAGCGGCTGGGACAACTGGGCAAAGCTTTTAACCCGCCTGAGGTGGAAGAAAAGGAGCTGATCCCCGGCTCGCGGGGAGGGATCCCCGGCCCCAACATCCCCATCCACAGCGTTCGCCTGCCGGGGCTTATTGCCCACCAGGAGGTGATCTTCGGCGGCATGGGGCAGACGTTGACCTTGAGACACGACATCACGGATCGGATGGCCTTCATGCCGGGAGTGATCCTGGGCATTCGCAAGGTGCTGCAGCTCAAGGGGCTGGTCTACGGCTTGGAGCAGGTGTTGAGCTAGCTGCTCAGGGGCGGGATCCCGGCCTCGTCCAGGATGTGCGGGATGAGGTGTTCGGCCTTGACGGCCATCAGGTGCACGCCGTGACAGATCTGGCGGGCCTGGCGCACCTGTTCGGCAGCAATGCGGATCCCTTCTTCGAGGGGATCGGGGGCATCGGCCAGCCGCTGGATAATGGCGTCCGGGATCTGCACCCCCGGCAAGTTGCGGTTGATGAAGAGGGCGTTTTTGGCGGATTTGAGCAGGAAGATGCCCGCCAGGATGGGCTTGCCGGCGGGGCGGCCCAGCTTGTCCATGAAGCGCTCCAGTTGCTCGAAGTCGGTCACCATCTGGCTTTGGAAAAACTGGGCTCCGTTCTCCAGCTTGCGGTGGAAGCGCCGCTCCAGGCCGGAAAAGCTGGGGGATTGCGGCTCTACGGCTGCCCCCGGGAACAGACAGGTGCCGCCGTCGGGGAGGGGCTTGCCGTTGCAGTCGAGGCCGTTGTTGAGGCGTTGGATAAGCTGCAGCAGACGCACCGATTCCAGGTCAAAGACTGGGCGGGCATCGGGGCAATCCCCCACCTGGATGGGATCCCCGGTGAGGGCCAGCACGTTGCGCAGGCCGAGCGCTGAGGCCCCCAACAGATCCCCCTGCAGAGCCAGGCGGTTGCGATCCCGGCAGGCCAGCTGCAGGATGGGTTCAACGCCCGCCTGCTGCAACAGCAGCGAGGCGGCCAGGGGGCTCATGCGGGCCATGGCGCGGTTGGAGTCCGTGATGTTGACGGCATGCACCCGGCCCTTGAGCTGCTGGGCCAGAGAGAGCAGGGTGCTGGTGTCGGATCCCTTGGGGGGGGTGATCTCAGCCGTGAGCAAAAATTCCCCCCGCTGGATGGCTTGGGCAAAGCGCGACGGTGGTGGGCAGGTCAGGGCCACAATTCTGGGAAGACCGAAAGAAAAAGCAGTGGGTTGGCCTATTATCCGCTGTTTTGGGAGGGTTTTTCCAGCCAAAGCGCTTTTCTCAGGGCTTGGGCGAAGGGGAAGGGCTGGGCGGAGGCTGCACCCGCATTTCTCCCAGCCAGAGGGGGGGATCCCCCTGGTGCAGACGCTGCTGCCAGTTTGTCGCCGCCGCGGGCGGGATCCCCTGCGGGCCCAGGGCCCAGCTCCAGCCAATCACCTGGAGCCACCGCCCGGCTTGCAAGCCTTCCAAAAAGGGCTGGGCAGCTTCTGCGTCGGGAGACGGCCCGCTGAGGATCAGGGGCAACTGGGGGTTAAAGGCCACAAGGCGACGGTACAACGCTTCAAAGGTCTCGGGATCCCCCTTCACCTCCAGGCTCAGCCAGTCCACCCCTGGCAAGGCGGCCCAGGCAGACGCTGCCTCGTTATCCGCTCCCTCCAGCTCTAAAACCCAGAGCAAATTGGCCTCAGAGCGCAGGGTTTGTATCAGGTGACGGTAGGCCCGTCGTTGCAGCTCTGTATCCCCGTCCCCGACAGCTACGGCCAGGATAATCGGGGTGGCAAAGCGCTGGATGCCCCGAGCCCAAGAGCGCAAGGTCTCATCCTGTTCGCCCGCAGCCAGGGAAGAGAGGTGGGCCGGCTGCAGCCGCAGGCGTAGGTAGGGAACGGAGCCGCTCTCCCGCAGGCGATTGGCCAGGGGCTGGGGAAAGTCCTGGCGCGGATCCCAGAGGTGCTCCACCGCTGCCCAGGCGGGGGGCTGGCCAATGGCCTGGCGATAGGCCAGAAGCTGCTCCCAAGTTGGCATGCCCGACCAAGTGACCCCATGATACAGCCGGCTCGTGGGGGGAGGCAGCGGCCTGCCCCGCTGAAAAGGGGCAGAATCGGGCGGGATGGGGGAGGTGAGGACAACCTGCAGCCGTAGAGACGGCGAGGGGTCAGGGGCGTCGGCCTCCGGGAGGGAGAAGGGGAAACTCCACGTGCGCTCCTCGAACCGACCCTGAGTCATCTGGCGGGCATAGAAGTCCTGGGGGGGCGGCAGCGGCTCCAGGGCCTTGTCCCCCCAGAAGGCCTGCTGTACCACCAGGCGCACCCCCTCGCCAGGGTGAACTAGGGGCGTGGTGGTATCCAGGTGAAAGCTGCCGCTGAGGCGGGTAAACGTCTTGTGGGGCTCAACTCGGAAAGAGAGTGTGAGCTGGTCAGGCCGATAGGTGCCCAAGGCGCGGGAGGAGGGGGTGGGGAGCAGGGATCCCAGCTGCTCTGCCAAGCTCTCGCAGTCGGTGCAGGGAAGGAGAGCCTGCGGATGGAGAGAGATGGGAGCCTTGCGGGCAGATTGCAACTGCTCAGACGTGATCACAAAGCTGGCCCAAAGGTGCTTCAGAAGGGGATGCCGGCCGGGCGGAATATCGGAGAAAGTTCGCCCGGGGGGCGTGGCTGTGCGTGTGCCGGCAGCCGTCCCATCCAGGGGCACCGTGGAGAAGGCGTCGCTGGAACATCCCCCCAGCAACACCAGCGACAGGATTAGCGGCAGAGTCCCCAAGAGCAGGGGCCTAACACTGGGTTGTAGCGGCGGCGATCCCCAAACCATGAACTCACCTCAATACACCACCCCTCCGCGACCGCTTGGCAACGGCTAGAGGGATTCTCGCCCAGCAGCCCAACCTTGGGTTTGATCCCGATCACAACTTGGCCACCGCAGATCCCGCTGGCACCGCCCAAAGGCAAGCTCAAGTGGTCGAGCCCTGGCGACAACCCGCTACCCCTGCGGCACTGCCGCCGCCTCCGGGTAGATGACCAACATGCCCTCGTAGAGGATTTGGCCAGGCTGCAACTCCAGGCGATCGATGCGCACGCCTGGATCCAACTGGATGGGAAAATCCGCCAGGCCGGGGATGGGGATCTCCTGCCCTTCGCTCACCCACAGGGGATTGACCAGCCGCAACTGGTTGGGACCCTGAGCCTGTAGCCCAGTTAGCACCGTAACCGGCACCTCCACCCCCTCGGGAGTAACCAATTGGGCCTGGATGCGCAGCCGATTTTGCTGCAAGGTGACCTGGGGCTGGCGGATCAAGAAGGGCACCGCTTGACCTCCAAAGGGCAGTTGCACCTGCGCCTGGGCCAGTTGGGACTGGATGAGGGGAGCCTGAAGGCTGCGGTTGAGATCGTCTTCGGTGAGGCGCAAGCTCACCTGCACCGGCACGGGGGCCAACAGCCGCAGGGGACTACGTCCCTGGATGGCTTCCCCTACATTGAGGCGAATATCCTGGCCCTGCAGCCGCAGGTGGCTGACCTGGAATCCCTGATAGATGAGGTTGTCTCCCGACACCTGGGCCTGGGGGATCTGGCCGTTCAAAATCTGGGCGTCGGAACCGGCGATCTGCACCCGCAAGTTGTCCACCTGCTGCACCTCAGAGCGAATCCAGGCGGCCACTAGAGGATTGAGCAAGGAGCTGGCGATCTGGGCAAAAGCGGGCCAGGGCAAAAACATGGTGGGCAGGCTCAGCAGCAGAGCAAGCCCCAGCCGCTGCCCCCCTGGGGAGAGCCGTCGGCGGCGGCAGGCTGTCGGTGGGATCTGGGAAACAGAGGGACCCTCTAGAATGACCGAGTCCTGATCAGGCCGATAACAAGCTGTGGGCAGCACTGGGTACCTCAGCAAGGAACGACGGGCAATGGCGAGAGGCCAAGGCAAGGCCGAACTAGGACTAGATTACGACAGGACTTCTGCAGCGAATAGGGGGCTCTCCCGCACACCTGAAGGAACTATCCGTCTGTCAACTGCCACCAAAGATACCCCAGCCGCAGGTAGTGAAGCCGCAGCCAGGGGAAAGGGAAAAGGCGCGGTGGCTGGCGGAAGAGGGCGCTAATTTGGGGTCGGATGCCGGCGATCTCCTGGGCCAGGATTTTGCCTGCCCACACCCCTGTGGCCACGCCGCTGCCGTGGTAGGCCAGGCCGTACCAGAGGCTGGGATCCGTCGGCGAAGGGCCGATGTGGGGGTGAAGCTGGCGGGAGAGGCAAACCAAGCCGTTCCAGGCGTACTCGATCTCCACCCCCTCCCAGGCGGGAAAGAGGCGGTAGAGCTGCCGCGCCATCCAGGCCCGCAGGCGCTGGCGTTCCCTTGGGGCATCGCAGGTGCCGTCCCGCCCCCCAAACAGCAAGCGCCCATCCGGCAGGAGACGGTAGTAGAACAGCAGCCGTCGCGTGTCGTAGATCGGCGTCGGATCCCACCAGCCCTGAGCCCTTCGCTCTGCCGGCGTCAGAGGCCGGGTGACCAGAATGTTGGAAAGCACCGGCAACAGGGATCCGGCCAATTGGGGGTAGAGGTTGGCCGGCGTGTAGCCATTGGTGGCGATGACCAGGTGCCGTGCCCGCACCGTTCCCCCGGGCGTATGGCAAAGGTGGCGGGAGCCAACCTTTTCCCAGGCAACGACCCGGCTGGCGCTGTGCAATTGCGCTCCCCATTTCTGGGCGGCCTGGGCCAGCCCTTGGGCAAGCTTGAGGGGGTTGAGGCCAAACCCCACCCCGATGTGGAGGGCGCCGTGGTTCTCGCGGCTGTCGAAGCCCCGTTCCCGCAGCTCTTTGGGGCTGAGGAGCTGAACTGGGTAGCCGGCCACCTGGGCGTAGATCTGGTATTCGGCCTCCAACTCCCGCCAAGCGCTGGGGCGGTGGGCTACTGCGTACCAACCTTCTCCCTGGGCATCCAGGGAAAAGCCCTCGGCAGCGGCCAGCTCTTGCACGGTCTCCACCGCCTGCCGCTGATCCCGGTAGTAGCGCTCCGTCTCCGCCAGGCCTACCCGCCGCACCATTTGGGCATGGGTGAGGTAGCTCGCCCCCACTCCGCAGAAGCCGCCGTTGCGCCCAGAGGCGCCCCAGCCCAGGGATCCCGCCTCCAGCAGGCAAGCCGAGATGCCGTGATCGCGGGCCAGGTGCAGGGCCGTCGATAGCCCCGTCAATCCTCCTCCTATGATGGCCACCTCGGCCTCAACCTGCCCTTGCAGAGGCGCCGGATGTCGCCAACTGGAATCTGGTATTGTGCTGTCCCAGTAGCTGCCGACTGGGTAAGCAGGATCGTAGGTTTTGGGAGGATAAGGATTTGTCTTCGGGAGAAAAGTCCAAGCAACCATAGAACTTTAGAAGACTGGTTGGTCAAAAGCCAATTTCTCTTTGCCCATCGGCCAAACCTCCCTTTGAGAAGAGCTCAGCAGCGCAGCGAGCCGCCGTTTGCCCTCGCTGGCCCAGAGGCTACAGCAGGCACCAAAACCGCCTCTTCTGACAACCGCACCAACCCCCCCAGGGCTTGCGAACAGGCCTCTCGTCCCTGGTGGGCTGGCGAGCGGTACGCTGGCAGAGTGAGGCGGGCCAATCCGCCGTTGAAATACCCTGCCCGGGAAAATTGGCCGGGATCCCTTCCAGTTCAAGGCGGGCCGGGCCCGCTCTCCCCCCGCTGGCGGTGGAGCCGTCTCTTGCCGATGGGGGTGGATGCCGGAACCCCGGCGCTAGCCAGGGCTGCAGTCCCGACTGTTGCCGCTGAGCAACTTGGTGAGAAGGTAGAGTTTATCCATTGGCGTTTCTCTTTCCCGGGCCGGAGACCCCGCTGGCAGAATCAAGGTCTGCGGCCTTGGGTCATTTGCCAAGCAGCTTCACCAGGAGAATGCCAAACAAGTACAGGAACGTTACCGCGCCAGCCAGGAGGCTCTGGGTGAGGGGATCCGTGGAAGGGGTGAGAATGGCCCCCGCCACCACCGAACCTAGGACAACATAGCGCCAACCCTTGAACATCTGCTCAGCAGTTACCAGGCCCAAAGCTCCCAGCAGCGCCTGCAAAATCGGCACCTGAAAGGCCAAGCCAGTGCTGAACATCAGCAGCAGCACAAACTCAAAGTAGCGGTCGATGGACCAGGCCTGATCCACCACCCCTTCCCCATAGCGAATGAAGAAGTTGAGCGCCGCCGGAATGAGGAGGTAGTAGGCAAAGACCAAGCCAGCCACAAACAAAAGGCTGGATCCGAGCACCACCGGCCCCAACAGCTTGCGCTCCTTGACGCTCAGCCCTGGCAAGACGAAGCGGGCAATTTGGTAGAGCACAAAGGGCGTGGCCAAGAGCAGCCCCGAATATGCCGCCACTTTCATAGAGACGAAAAAATACTCGCCCGGCGCCAGTTGCAAGAAGGTCACCCCCTGAGCGGGCACCTCCAGCAGGGCGACGATGCGGTTCACCACCAGAAAACAGGCGACGATACACAGGGCCACCGCAATGACACTGGCCAAGAGGCGGCTACGCAACTCCTCCAGATGCTCCATCAAGCTCATCTCGACCTCGTAGGGAAACTCCGGATCTGGCACCCGAGAAGGCTCAGGTGTTGCCGGAGCTTGCTGCGAGGACTCGGTCTCAGAGGCAAGGGGCATGGGCCGACAGGTAACGAAACCTTTCCCGCTATCTTAGCCCTGCCCCACCCTTAAGGAAAAGCGCCCGCCCAATACATGGCCCCCTTCCAAGCTGTTCCCGGAAGGAACTGCCAGGTTGTGGACGGGAGCTGCCCTTGCTCAAAGTCTCTGCTTCACCAGACTGTTGACGTTCTCCCCCGAACCCCCAAACCCCCCGTATACGGGGGGACAGAGGGGAGCTAGGATCCCCGCCCCAAAGGGCTGGGGAGTATGTCAATACTTCATCTCGCCCGGCTAGGCTGAGGCGGGAGCAGCTCTAAAATTCTGAAGGACACAAAAGATACAGCCTTTTAATTTAAAATAGGGTACAGGTATTCAAGAGGAAGGAGAGAAAGGAATGCCGAC
This window harbors:
- the tatC gene encoding twin-arginine translocase subunit TatC → MSLMEHLEELRSRLLASVIAVALCIVACFLVVNRIVALLEVPAQGVTFLQLAPGEYFFVSMKVAAYSGLLLATPFVLYQIARFVLPGLSVKERKLLGPVVLGSSLLFVAGLVFAYYLLIPAALNFFIRYGEGVVDQAWSIDRYFEFVLLLMFSTGLAFQVPILQALLGALGLVTAEQMFKGWRYVVLGSVVAGAILTPSTDPLTQSLLAGAVTFLYLFGILLVKLLGK
- the rpsJ gene encoding 30S ribosomal protein S10 — its product is MATLTQQKIRIRLKAYDHRLLDTSCDKIVDTARRTEAVPVGPIPLPTRRRLYCVLRSPHTDKDSREHFEVRTHRRIIDIYSPSSKTIDALMKLDLPAGVDIEVKL
- a CDS encoding methylenetetrahydrofolate reductase → MALTCPPPSRFAQAIQRGEFLLTAEITPPKGSDTSTLLSLAQQLKGRVHAVNITDSNRAMARMSPLAASLLLQQAGVEPILQLACRDRNRLALQGDLLGASALGLRNVLALTGDPIQVGDCPDARPVFDLESVRLLQLIQRLNNGLDCNGKPLPDGGTCLFPGAAVEPQSPSFSGLERRFHRKLENGAQFFQSQMVTDFEQLERFMDKLGRPAGKPILAGIFLLKSAKNALFINRNLPGVQIPDAIIQRLADAPDPLEEGIRIAAEQVRQARQICHGVHLMAVKAEHLIPHILDEAGIPPLSS
- a CDS encoding NAD(P)/FAD-dependent oxidoreductase, translating into MAIIGGGLTGLSTALHLARDHGISACLLEAGSLGWGASGRNGGFCGVGASYLTHAQMVRRVGLAETERYYRDQRQAVETVQELAAAEGFSLDAQGEGWYAVAHRPSAWRELEAEYQIYAQVAGYPVQLLSPKELRERGFDSRENHGALHIGVGFGLNPLKLAQGLAQAAQKWGAQLHSASRVVAWEKVGSRHLCHTPGGTVRARHLVIATNGYTPANLYPQLAGSLLPVLSNILVTRPLTPAERRAQGWWDPTPIYDTRRLLFYYRLLPDGRLLFGGRDGTCDAPRERQRLRAWMARQLYRLFPAWEGVEIEYAWNGLVCLSRQLHPHIGPSPTDPSLWYGLAYHGSGVATGVWAGKILAQEIAGIRPQISALFRQPPRLFPFPWLRLHYLRLGYLWWQLTDG
- a CDS encoding LmeA family phospholipid-binding protein, which encodes MLPTACYRPDQDSVILEGPSVSQIPPTACRRRRLSPGGQRLGLALLLSLPTMFLPWPAFAQIASSLLNPLVAAWIRSEVQQVDNLRVQIAGSDAQILNGQIPQAQVSGDNLIYQGFQVSHLRLQGQDIRLNVGEAIQGRSPLRLLAPVPVQVSLRLTEDDLNRSLQAPLIQSQLAQAQVQLPFGGQAVPFLIRQPQVTLQQNRLRIQAQLVTPEGVEVPVTVLTGLQAQGPNQLRLVNPLWVSEGQEIPIPGLADFPIQLDPGVRIDRLELQPGQILYEGMLVIYPEAAAVPQG
- the fusA gene encoding elongation factor G; its protein translation is MARTVPLERVRNIGIAAHIDAGKTTTTERILFYSGLVHKLGEVHEGTTVTDWMAQERERGITITAAAITTRWTKRDPKNPSQPLAGAPEYTINIIDTPGHVDFTIEVERSMRVLDGVIAVFDSVGGVQPQSETVWRQANRYNVPRIAFVNKMDRMGANFLKVYNQIRERLKANAVPIQLPIGAEDEFRGIVDLVRLQANIYMDEIGKDIRPAPIPEEMKDLVAEYRAKLVEAVAETDEALMEKYFAEEDLSEADLMAGLRKGTISGQIVPMLCGSAFKNKGVQMLLDAVVDYLPSPIDIPAIKGVLPDGSEVSRKASDDEPFSALAFKLMSDKYGDLTFIRVYSGVLTKGTYVLNSTKNKKERISRLVVLKADERLDVDELRAGDLGAVLGLKDTTTGDTLCDENAPVILESLYIPEPVISVAVEPKTKADIDKLSKALQALAKEDPTFRVSVDPETNQTIISGMGELHLEILVDRMLREFNVEANVGNPQVAYRETIRKPVSRVEGKFIRQTGGRGQYGHVVIDLEPAEPGTGFEFVSKIVGGVIPKEYIPPAEQGIREACESGVLAGYPLIDIRVTLVDGSYHEVDSSEMAFKIAGSMALKEAARRANPVLLEPMMKVEVEVPEAFVGDVIGDINARRGQMEGMSTEGGISKVNAKVPLAEMFGYATDIRSKTQGRGIFTMEFSHYEEVPRSIAEAIIAKSKGSGVTN
- the tuf gene encoding elongation factor Tu — protein: MARAKFERTKPHVNVGTIGHVDHGKTTLTAAITMTLAALGQATAKRYDEIDAAPEERARGITINTAHVEYQTEKRHYAHVDCPGHADYVKNMITGAAQMDGAILVVSAADGPMPQTREHILLARQVGVPSLVVFLNKVDMVDDEELLELVELEIRELLSKYDFPGDEIPIIRGSALKALERMQANPKTQRGEDPWVDKIYELMDAVDSYIPTPERDVDKPFLMAVEDVFSITGRGTVATGRIERGRIKVGETVELVGLRETRSTTVTGLEMFQKTLDEGIAGDNVGVLLRGIQKNEVERGMVLAKPKTITPHTQFESEVYVLKKEEGGRHTPFFAGYRPQFYVRTTDVTGTITSFTADDGSKPEMVMPGDRVRMTVELIQPIAIEQGMRFAIREGGRTVGAGVVSKILK
- the dapB gene encoding 4-hydroxy-tetrahydrodipicolinate reductase is translated as MGEGTAASEPIPVLVVGALGKMGREVVRAVAQTPDMKLVGAVARSQLGSDIGEVLGLGSLGVEITDDLAGQLLRLSQRSARGVMVDFTHPRSVYENVRSAIAFGVRPVVGTTGLTPEQVERLRDLADKSGVGCLIAPNFAIGMILLQQMALQAAQYFDHVEIVELHHNRKVDAPSGTALQTAQRLGQLGKAFNPPEVEEKELIPGSRGGIPGPNIPIHSVRLPGLIAHQEVIFGGMGQTLTLRHDITDRMAFMPGVILGIRKVLQLKGLVYGLEQVLS